Proteins encoded together in one Methanocalculus alkaliphilus window:
- a CDS encoding type I restriction-modification system subunit M, protein MNNNGNHIESRLWAAADELRANSKLKSSEYSVPVLGLVFLRYADHRFQAAAARIEGGGSGRRKIGPDDYKAEGVLYLPEKARFSQLMMITEGSHIGEAINEAMRAIEAENPDLKDVLPKTYNRFENALLKELLKTMNSVPMDIEGDAFGRIYEYFLGNFARAEGQKGGEFFTPLALVRLIVAIIEPFHGRIYDPACGSGGMFVQSARFVEEHRKNPGSELSVFGQEKVGETVRLGKMNLAVHGLSGDIREGNAYYEDLHNAPGRFDFVMANPPFNVDRVDKERLKDDPRFPFGLPRVDNGNYLWIQIFYSALHENGRAGFVMANSASDARSSECDIRRQIIADRAVDVMVAVGSNFFYTVTLPCTLWFFDKAKRKTDRADQILFIDARHIYTQVDRAHRDWTPAQIEFLANIARLYRGEAAENLHESAELMAEHFPENTYIDIPGLCKVATIDEVEAQGFSLNPGRYVGVKAREEDDFDFRERLEELNEELELLNLEARELEERIAENVGKLLEGE, encoded by the coding sequence ATGAACAACAACGGAAACCATATCGAATCCCGGCTCTGGGCAGCAGCCGATGAGCTGCGTGCCAACTCCAAGCTGAAATCATCCGAATACTCTGTCCCGGTTCTCGGGCTCGTCTTCCTCCGGTATGCTGATCACCGGTTCCAGGCGGCGGCAGCGAGGATTGAAGGCGGGGGGAGCGGGAGGCGAAAGATCGGCCCTGATGATTATAAGGCAGAGGGTGTCCTGTACCTGCCGGAGAAGGCCCGGTTCTCACAGCTGATGATGATCACGGAGGGCTCGCATATCGGAGAAGCGATCAACGAGGCGATGCGGGCAATCGAGGCCGAGAACCCGGATCTGAAGGATGTCCTCCCCAAGACCTACAATCGCTTCGAGAATGCCCTTCTGAAGGAACTCCTTAAGACGATGAACTCGGTGCCGATGGATATCGAGGGGGATGCCTTCGGCAGGATCTATGAGTACTTCCTCGGCAACTTCGCACGTGCCGAAGGGCAGAAGGGAGGGGAGTTCTTCACCCCGCTCGCCCTCGTCCGGCTGATCGTCGCCATCATCGAGCCGTTCCACGGAAGAATCTATGATCCCGCCTGTGGATCCGGGGGCATGTTTGTCCAGAGCGCCCGGTTCGTCGAGGAGCACCGGAAGAATCCGGGCTCCGAGCTGAGTGTCTTTGGCCAGGAGAAGGTCGGCGAGACCGTCCGGCTCGGGAAGATGAACCTCGCCGTTCACGGTCTTTCAGGCGATATCCGGGAGGGGAACGCCTACTATGAGGATCTCCACAACGCACCCGGCAGGTTCGACTTCGTGATGGCAAATCCCCCCTTCAATGTGGACCGGGTTGATAAGGAGCGGCTGAAGGATGATCCCCGGTTCCCCTTCGGCCTTCCGAGGGTGGATAACGGCAATTACCTCTGGATACAGATCTTCTACAGTGCCTTACATGAGAACGGGCGGGCGGGCTTTGTGATGGCGAACTCGGCATCTGACGCCCGCAGTTCTGAATGCGATATCCGGCGGCAGATCATCGCCGACCGTGCCGTCGATGTGATGGTCGCCGTCGGCTCGAACTTCTTCTATACCGTCACCCTCCCCTGCACCCTCTGGTTCTTTGACAAGGCAAAGCGGAAGACCGATCGGGCCGACCAGATCCTCTTCATCGATGCACGCCATATCTACACCCAGGTGGACCGTGCCCACCGGGACTGGACACCCGCCCAGATCGAGTTCCTCGCAAATATCGCCCGTCTCTACCGGGGCGAGGCGGCAGAGAACCTCCACGAAAGTGCGGAGCTGATGGCTGAGCACTTCCCGGAGAACACCTACATCGATATCCCCGGTCTCTGCAAAGTGGCGACGATCGACGAGGTGGAGGCACAGGGCTTCAGCCTCAATCCTGGCCGGTATGTGGGGGTGAAGGCACGGGAGGAGGATGACTTCGACTTCAGGGAGCGGCTCGAGGAGCTGAACGAGGAGCTGGAGTTGTTGAATCTGGAGGCGAGGGAGCTTGAGGAGCGGATCGCGGAGAATGTGGGGAAGTTGTTGGAGGGGGAGTGA
- a CDS encoding DUF1016 N-terminal domain-containing protein codes for MRKEEIVSVTNEPDSPPIEIALLQELRILIEETRKGVSIAVNASLTLLYWRVGRHINEEVFTGERARYGEQIVSTLSRQLEISYLREFIIFKEPLQCNSSIGNCRLDGLNVSALWTKVACMLHKSTIPLEKSEDNKSVNFIVYNYFFKERTNVL; via the coding sequence ATGAGGAAGGAGGAGATCGTTTCAGTAACGAATGAACCTGATTCCCCACCTATAGAAATCGCTCTTCTGCAAGAACTGCGCATCTTAATCGAAGAGACACGTAAAGGCGTTTCTATTGCGGTCAATGCCTCCCTGACGCTACTCTACTGGCGGGTTGGCAGACATATCAATGAAGAGGTATTTACTGGTGAAAGAGCCAGATACGGCGAACAGATTGTCTCTACACTGTCGAGACAATTGGAAATTTCATATTTAAGGGAATTCATCATCTTCAAAGAACCTCTTCAATGCAATTCCAGCATCGGGAATTGCAGGCTTGATGGGTTGAATGTTAGCGCTCTCTGGACGAAGGTAGCATGTATGCTACACAAAAGCACGATTCCTTTGGAAAAATCAGAAGATAATAAGTCGGTCAATTTTATTGTTTACAATTATTTTTTCAAGGAGAGAACTAATGTCCTTTAA
- a CDS encoding restriction endonuclease subunit S, translating to MSFKNDWKKTKLNDVISTQKGFAFKSSWYCDEGRPIVKVSDFTDDSINANKITNIPNDIAEKYLRYELQEGDVVIQTVGSWPNNPASVVGKCIRVPYSVHNSLLNQNAVRLDPKEIICKSFLYYLLRSPIFRFYIVGTAQGAASQAAITLDSIRNYEFELPPLPTQRKIAAILSAYDDLIENNTRRIKILEEMAQNLYREWFVKFRFPGHEHARFVDSPLGRIPEGWEVKTVDELSDFISRGITPKYQNKSDRYIINQKSNAGNEIKVEYLKELNINLNIPEKKLARTGDLLINCLGEGTIGRVHFFLHPDNKWAVDQHMSICRSSNVANMAFLYYLMNSPEGQAKIQSLKSGGTNMTTFNISELKKFDLIFPEGTILNKFYKYVIGFLNFKLTLQRKNTTLRTTRDLLLPRLISGEVDVSDLNITIPEAAMT from the coding sequence ATGTCCTTTAAAAATGATTGGAAAAAAACCAAACTAAATGATGTGATCAGTACACAGAAAGGATTTGCTTTCAAAAGTTCTTGGTATTGTGATGAGGGGCGCCCTATTGTTAAAGTAAGTGACTTCACAGATGACTCAATTAATGCAAATAAGATTACAAATATTCCCAATGACATAGCAGAAAAATATCTTCGATATGAGTTGCAAGAGGGCGACGTAGTAATACAAACAGTTGGATCATGGCCAAATAATCCAGCATCGGTTGTTGGGAAATGTATTCGTGTTCCGTACTCTGTTCATAATTCACTGCTGAATCAAAATGCAGTCCGACTTGATCCAAAGGAGATTATTTGCAAATCTTTTCTATATTACTTATTGAGGTCTCCCATTTTTCGTTTTTATATTGTAGGTACCGCACAAGGAGCTGCAAGCCAAGCTGCAATCACTCTTGATTCAATTCGGAACTATGAGTTTGAACTACCTCCCCTCCCCACCCAGCGAAAGATCGCCGCCATCCTCTCCGCCTATGATGATCTCATCGAGAACAACACCCGGCGCATCAAAATCCTCGAGGAGATGGCGCAGAACCTCTACCGCGAGTGGTTCGTCAAATTCCGCTTCCCCGGCCACGAGCACGCCCGGTTTGTGGACTCGCCTCTGGGGCGGATTCCGGAGGGGTGGGAGGTGAAGACGGTTGATGAGTTAAGTGATTTTATCTCAAGAGGTATTACCCCGAAGTATCAAAATAAAAGCGACCGTTACATAATCAATCAAAAATCTAATGCGGGTAATGAGATTAAAGTTGAATACCTTAAGGAATTAAATATTAATCTTAACATTCCAGAAAAAAAATTGGCTCGAACAGGAGATCTTTTAATTAATTGCCTTGGTGAAGGAACAATCGGGAGAGTTCATTTTTTTTTGCATCCAGATAATAAATGGGCCGTTGATCAACATATGTCAATATGTCGTTCTTCAAACGTAGCTAATATGGCTTTTCTTTATTACTTGATGAATTCACCTGAAGGGCAAGCAAAAATCCAGTCTCTAAAATCCGGAGGGACTAATATGACAACTTTTAATATATCCGAATTAAAAAAATTTGATTTGATATTTCCTGAAGGTACAATATTAAATAAATTTTATAAATACGTGATTGGTTTTTTAAATTTTAAACTCACTTTACAAAGAAAAAATACCACCCTCCGCACCACCCGCGATCTCCTCCTCCCCAGGCTCATCTCCGGTGAGGTGGATGTCTCCGATCTGAATATCACAATCCCCGAGGCTGCCATGACATGA